In Pseudoxanthomonas sp. Root65, a single window of DNA contains:
- a CDS encoding DnaJ domain-containing protein produces MNDGADFLTLYKELGVGPECDPDSFKRAYRRRVSGLHPDRVGRHAGGEDTLKTLNYAYSAALEFHRTHGRFPGATVKAPAATAGIRTDIVHGGDDAIWDEPARTPSRWRRLAWLALAIALAALLLSPDDDGHDGQYPDAPEAGASAATAGSRVADDKPVLKLGMSPNEVIAVIGPPFSSDHTGQQWLYGASWVRVACGQLVDWYSSPLQPLKVAHERPGPGDTVDDFHPRRHCPDNS; encoded by the coding sequence ATGAACGACGGTGCCGATTTTCTGACCCTGTACAAGGAACTCGGCGTCGGCCCGGAATGCGACCCCGACAGCTTCAAGCGGGCCTACCGCAGGCGCGTGTCCGGGTTGCACCCGGATCGCGTGGGCCGACACGCCGGCGGCGAGGACACGCTGAAGACGCTCAACTACGCCTATTCCGCTGCGCTGGAGTTCCATCGCACGCATGGACGATTCCCTGGCGCAACCGTAAAGGCGCCGGCAGCGACCGCAGGCATACGTACCGACATCGTGCATGGCGGCGACGACGCCATCTGGGATGAGCCTGCCCGCACCCCTTCGCGATGGCGGAGACTCGCCTGGCTGGCACTCGCCATCGCCCTGGCGGCGCTGCTGTTGTCCCCAGACGACGACGGCCATGATGGCCAATATCCCGATGCACCCGAGGCCGGTGCATCGGCGGCAACCGCGGGATCGCGGGTGGCCGACGACAAACCCGTACTGAAGCTTGGCATGTCGCCGAACGAGGTGATCGCGGTGATCGGGCCGCCTTTCAGCAGCGACCACACCGGACAGCAATGGCTGTACGGCGCGTCGTGGGTGCGGGTCGCTTGCGGTCAGTTGGTGGACTGGTACAGCTCACCGCTGCAGCCACTGAAAGTCGCCCACGAACGGCCAGGACCTGGCGACACCGTCGACGATTTCCACCCCCGCCGGCATTGCCCCGACAACTCCTGA
- a CDS encoding acyl carrier protein: protein MPPRLSTLHKNWIACMESMEHRVREFISTTFPVDAGEELATHQNLLDAGVVDSIGVLTIVTWIEETFEVTVDDEDVLPENLGSIAGIMAYVERKQQEAGHAC from the coding sequence GTGCCGCCGCGCCTGTCCACACTGCACAAGAATTGGATCGCCTGCATGGAATCGATGGAACACCGCGTACGGGAATTCATCAGCACGACCTTTCCGGTCGATGCCGGGGAAGAACTCGCCACCCACCAGAACCTGCTGGATGCCGGCGTCGTCGATTCCATCGGCGTCCTGACGATCGTGACCTGGATCGAGGAAACGTTTGAAGTGACGGTGGACGACGAGGATGTGTTGCCGGAGAACCTGGGCAGCATCGCGGGCATCATGGCCTACGTGGAGCGCAAGCAGCAGGAAGCGGGGCACGCATGCTGA
- a CDS encoding AMP-binding protein yields MLRYEQHLAAAAAHDPSKAAIIQAGVRTSYATLDAAADRFADALVERVAFANGERCVLFLENRVETAVGIFGTLRAGGIFSVVNPTTKTDKLAFVLNNCEASVLFTQASLAAVALAAAAQAPSIRRVVVVDDTATALPAGAETYATFVDLAMPGAAAKRQAGVDIDLAMLVYTSGSTGNPKGVMMTHKNIEHAATSITTYLQSRRDDVVLSVLPLSFDYGLYQLLMCVKMGATLVLEKSFAFPQKILPLLASENITGFPLVPTMAALIVQIGNFNPEWARGVRYLTNTAAALPPAHILKLQEIFPNARIYSMYGMTESKRCTYLPPEQLSKRPDSVGIAIPGTEVWVADDEGKPVAPNVVGELVVRGGHVMQGYWRNEEATAKTLKTGRYPWEKVLHTGDLFRMDDEGFLYFVGRKDDILKSRGEKVSPKEVENVLYALAGIREAALVGVPDPVMGHALKAIVVTDRDDLDARAVMAHCRAHLEEFMIPRTVEFRDALPKTGTGKIRRSVLQAEAEGKPIPADEEPA; encoded by the coding sequence ATGCTGAGGTACGAGCAGCACCTGGCGGCCGCAGCGGCCCATGATCCCTCCAAGGCCGCGATCATCCAGGCGGGCGTACGCACCTCGTACGCCACGCTGGACGCGGCAGCCGACCGGTTCGCGGATGCGCTGGTCGAACGCGTCGCCTTCGCCAACGGCGAGCGTTGCGTGCTGTTCCTCGAGAATCGTGTCGAGACTGCCGTCGGCATCTTCGGCACGCTGCGCGCCGGCGGCATCTTCAGCGTGGTCAATCCGACCACCAAGACCGACAAGCTCGCGTTCGTCCTGAACAACTGCGAAGCGTCGGTGCTGTTCACGCAGGCCAGCCTGGCCGCCGTGGCGCTGGCCGCCGCGGCGCAGGCCCCGAGTATCCGTCGGGTGGTGGTCGTGGACGACACGGCCACGGCCTTGCCCGCAGGCGCCGAGACCTATGCGACCTTCGTCGATCTCGCCATGCCGGGTGCGGCGGCCAAGCGTCAAGCGGGCGTCGATATCGACCTGGCGATGCTGGTCTACACCTCGGGTTCCACCGGCAATCCGAAGGGCGTCATGATGACGCACAAGAACATCGAGCACGCCGCAACCTCGATCACCACCTACCTGCAGTCGCGCCGCGATGACGTGGTGCTCAGCGTGCTGCCGCTGTCGTTCGACTACGGCCTGTACCAGTTGCTGATGTGCGTGAAGATGGGCGCCACGCTGGTGCTGGAGAAGTCGTTCGCCTTCCCGCAGAAGATCCTGCCGTTGCTGGCCTCGGAGAACATCACCGGCTTCCCGCTGGTGCCGACGATGGCGGCATTGATCGTGCAGATCGGCAATTTCAATCCGGAATGGGCGCGCGGCGTGCGTTACCTGACCAACACCGCGGCCGCCTTGCCGCCGGCGCACATCCTGAAGTTGCAGGAAATCTTCCCGAATGCCCGCATCTACTCGATGTACGGCATGACAGAGTCAAAGCGCTGCACGTACCTGCCCCCGGAACAGTTGAGCAAGCGACCCGACAGTGTCGGCATCGCCATCCCGGGCACGGAAGTGTGGGTGGCCGACGACGAGGGCAAGCCGGTGGCGCCGAATGTGGTCGGCGAACTGGTCGTCCGTGGTGGCCACGTGATGCAGGGTTACTGGCGCAACGAGGAAGCGACCGCGAAGACACTGAAGACCGGGCGTTATCCGTGGGAGAAGGTGCTGCATACGGGCGATCTGTTCCGCATGGACGACGAGGGCTTCCTATACTTCGTCGGTCGCAAGGACGACATCCTGAAGTCCCGGGGCGAGAAGGTCAGCCCGAAGGAAGTGGAGAACGTGCTGTATGCGCTGGCCGGCATCCGCGAGGCGGCGCTGGTCGGTGTGCCGGATCCGGTGATGGGTCATGCGTTGAAGGCGATCGTGGTGACGGATCGAGACGATCTGGATGCCCGCGCCGTGATGGCGCACTGCCGTGCTCACCTGGAGGAATTCATGATCCCGCGCACCGTCGAGTTCCGCGATGCGCTGCCGAAGACCGGCACCGGCAAGATCCGCCGCAGCGTGCTGCAGGCCGAGGCCGAAGGGAAGCCGATTCCCGCCGACGAAGAGCCCGCCTGA
- a CDS encoding polysaccharide deacetylase family protein produces the protein MIAKLLSVTGFGRVLAALPRRGVLVFNYHRVGDDASSQPYDRALWSASVDGFDAQVSHLARGFDVISPKDLDHALGDRRGRYALITFDDGYLDNYELAFPILRRHNVPAAFFIATGFIDKPTLPWWDEICWLLRTSPHARLSLAPWISQPLLLKPTCDTAIALVLARYKSLPSSEAAAMLHALRDAAGVTHPEDVSGHWMNWDMIREMARGGMTIGGHTVNHPVLSRMPKEQQYQEISGCAARLKAEVGCDMEYFAYPVGNRNSFNDDTRECLDAMNVRHAFSYYGGYATQASPRFDIPRVAMERHIMKHEFEAMASLPQVCARPYN, from the coding sequence TTGATCGCCAAACTGCTGTCGGTGACGGGATTCGGGCGGGTGCTGGCCGCACTTCCACGCCGCGGGGTACTGGTGTTCAACTACCATCGCGTCGGCGACGACGCGTCGTCGCAGCCGTACGACCGCGCCCTGTGGAGCGCCAGTGTCGACGGGTTCGATGCGCAGGTCAGTCATCTGGCCCGCGGCTTCGACGTCATCTCGCCGAAGGACCTGGACCATGCCCTCGGCGATCGCAGGGGGCGCTACGCGCTGATCACGTTCGACGATGGCTACCTCGACAACTACGAGCTGGCCTTTCCCATCCTACGGCGGCACAACGTCCCCGCCGCGTTCTTCATCGCCACGGGATTCATCGACAAGCCTACGCTGCCGTGGTGGGACGAGATCTGCTGGTTGCTGCGCACGTCGCCGCACGCCCGCCTCTCCCTGGCGCCGTGGATCAGCCAGCCGCTGCTGCTTAAGCCCACCTGCGACACCGCCATCGCGCTGGTGCTTGCCCGCTACAAATCGCTCCCTTCCAGCGAAGCCGCCGCCATGCTGCACGCGCTTCGCGACGCGGCCGGCGTGACGCATCCCGAGGACGTCTCCGGCCACTGGATGAACTGGGACATGATCCGCGAGATGGCGCGTGGCGGCATGACCATCGGCGGACACACGGTCAACCATCCGGTGCTGTCGCGGATGCCGAAGGAGCAGCAGTACCAGGAGATCTCCGGTTGCGCCGCACGTCTCAAGGCGGAAGTGGGCTGCGACATGGAGTATTTCGCCTACCCCGTCGGCAACCGCAACTCGTTCAACGACGACACCCGCGAGTGCCTGGACGCGATGAACGTGCGCCATGCGTTCTCCTACTACGGCGGCTACGCCACGCAGGCATCGCCACGCTTCGACATTCCGCGCGTGGCGATGGAAAGGCACATCATGAAACACGAATTCGAGGCCATGGCGTCGCTGCCGCAGGTCTGTGCGCGCCCCTACAACTGA